From a region of the Nyctibius grandis isolate bNycGra1 chromosome 10, bNycGra1.pri, whole genome shotgun sequence genome:
- the LOC137667626 gene encoding class I histocompatibility antigen, F10 alpha chain-like, which yields MGPGRALGVGLLLGVVVGAASVLHSLRYFAASVSEPSPGVPEFSAVGYVDGNRFVRYDGELGRMEPQAGWMAARVYQQYWDSETQMAKGQQQMDRVNLETLRGRYNQSGRAHVLQHMLGCDLLGDGSTRGYYQSAYDGRDFIALDMDTMTFTAADAAAEITKRKWEEDGTVAEQVKHYLDNICIEWLRKYVSYGRAVLERKEPPTVRVSGKEADGILTLSCRAYGFYPRLITISWLKDGEVRDQETERGSTAPNSDGTYYAWASIEARPEEKDKYRCRVEHAGLPEPGVFAWEPKSNLLAIVLGGFVAVLAVAAIVAGVIFWKYKSGKKNLGYDVASSTDKGSDSGAAGITA from the exons atggggccgggccgggcgctgggcgtggggctgctgctgggggtggtCGTCGGGGCGGCGAGCG TGCTCCACTCCCTGCGCTACTTTGCTGCTTCAGTGTCGGAGCCCAGCCCGGGGGTGCCCGAGTTCTCAGCTGTGGGGTACGTGGACGGGAACCGCTTTGTGCGCTACGACGGCGAGTTGGGGAGGATGGAGCCCCAGGCGGGCTGGATGGCGGCCAGGGTGTATCAGCAGTACTGGGACAGCGAGACCCAGATGGCAAAGGGTCAGCAGCAGATGGACCGTGTGAACCTGGAGACGCTGCGGGGCCGCTACAACCAGAGCGGGA GGGCTCATGTGTTGCAGCACATGCTCGGCTGTGACCTCCTGGGAGATGGTAGCACCAGGGGGTATTATCAGAGCGCCTACGACGGGAGGGACTTTATCGCCTTGGACATGGACACGATGACGTTCACTGCGGCGGACGCGGCAGCAGAAATCACCAAGAGGAAGTGGGAGGAGGACGGGACCGTCGCTGAGCAGGTGAAGCACTACCTGGACAACATCTGCATCGAGTGGCTGAGGAAATACGTGAGCTACGGGCGGGCCGTGCTGGAGAGGAAAG agccccccacgGTGCGAGTGTCGGGGAAGGAGGCCGACGGGATCCTGACCTTGTCCTGCCGCGCTTACGGCTTCTACCCGCGGCTCATCACCATCAGCTGGCTGAAGGACGGCGAGGTCAGGGACCAGGAGACCGAGCGGGGCAGCACCGCGCCCAACAGCGACGGCACCTACTACGCCTGGGCCTCCATCGAGGCCCGCCCAGAGGAGAAGGACAAGTACCGGTGCCGCGTGGAGCATGCCGGCCTGCCCGAGCCCGGCGTCTTTGCGTGGG AGCCCAAGTCCAACCTGTTGGCCATCGTGCTGGGGGGGTTCGTTGCCGTCCTGGCTGTCGCTGCCATCGTCGCCGGAGTCATCTTCTGGAAGTACAAGTCGG GGAAGAAGAATTTGGGCTATGACGTGGCGTCAA GCACGGACAAGGGGTCTGACAGCGGGGCTGCAG GGATCACCGCCTGA